In Diabrotica undecimpunctata isolate CICGRU chromosome 4, icDiaUnde3, whole genome shotgun sequence, a single genomic region encodes these proteins:
- the LOC140438887 gene encoding uncharacterized protein has protein sequence MKAELKKLISRRTSLNSKLSSFTSIVNNMANEANISEQDILKLKLRLEKIEPLCGEFDSIQSDIDISAEGELELQQTQDNERFTFENNYFDSVALAKHLISKYDNSNSSNIPDNDNINLSSLPPMHLKTFSGNYEDWIEFRDTYIAMIHSNKKLDDMKKYYYLKGSLEGSAAQVIKEIKFGASYYNSAWNSLCERYDRAKMLIHKHVKALFNIETISKETSHKIRALVDEVSNHLQALENLNKSTDNWDLLLIHMITSKFDNNILRDWEKHTKEMQDETWSDLKRFLRDRADYLEKIEGKIEKQPSIQEKSGKFDAKQRSKGYARSFTSISEFNGTSKGCVFCKGDHSIYSCEQFLKLSIFERRNFVNKAKLCLNCLRTGHIRSKCKLGPCRKCKQWHNTLIHEEISSNKHENNETIANNNTSLTTITAVPSVQQTILSTACVKIADSRGKYHIARALLDSGSQKSFITERFFNLLGFQGQATNLSITGISNQTSCSSRKCNICIESQYHYFKADVTFFILKEITSNLPATFVDNETLNIPSNIILADSKFLESRPIDILIGADLFWQLLCPNQIKINQYVFQETHLGWVASGQVGLSSLNNIRCHLSTSINLDLQMQLAKFWELEECQSTKILSTEEQFCEEHFKENTRRNENGRFIVRLPLKQSPESLGESKVQAEQRFYSLERKLKRNLSFRELYVQFMQEYQELNHMTAIEENDYPHPVYYMPHHGVLREQSLTTKLRVVFDCSAPTTSGLSLNHIQCVGPTLQDDLFSILIRFRQHRYVVTADIEKMYRMITVDDECKNLQRILWRDDPSEPIKTFVLNTVTYGQACASYLAIRCLIQLATDNEKTFPEIAEIILRDFYVDDMLTGADTIENAQHICQTVSNILKAGCFNLRKWYSNDNKVLDGLQHSNDACILKFDPEEKAKTLGLTWSCNADLLHFEVETLPINKIPTKRSVLSSISKIFDPLGLLGPCTVLAKTIMQKLWLEKISWDAPIPNDLAERWIKFQSELAQLSQVNLPRHAICKNYKYIEIHGFADSSSIAYGACIYLRSLDHDNQVHIHLLCSKSKVAPIKTISIPRLELCGALLLARLFNKVKQSLRITINETILWSDSTIVLSWIRTSPNLLNTFVSNRVSEIQSLTSNCKWRHVSSRDNPCDILSRGLFPSHILNHEIWWSGPPWLQLNESSWPTSKFDYILDLPELKQQNFTHLATASKLFPFERFSRLSHLKRVVAVCFRFKSNSLRSDKEKRSLNKFPISIDELDQAFHSLIRMSQKESFSNEIELLTNNKSIIKGKLASLNPFLDDKGLLRVGGRLINSSYEFNKIHPIVLDSKQKFCQLLFQFEHYRLMHLGPQGLLATIREQFWPIGGRRLARSTVKSCLTCFRFNPKTIQPMMGNLPKERLNLSSPFSYTGVDYAGPFNIKTHKGRGGSIIKGYISLFICFTTKAVHMELVSSLSANEFLLALRRFVARRGKPIKIFSDNGTNFVGAFKELGTFLSNNELTLQKAYTQEAISWHFNPPYSPHMGGIWEAGVKSCKHHLKRVLQNTHFTFEEFNTMLNQIEAILNSRPLCPLSSDPSDYTPLTPAYFLIGRPLVACPDRNITEERVNRLTRYQHIQLLCQHFWRRWSLEYIAELQYRTKWKTNHGSLSEGSLVLLKSDNTLPTQWRLGRIVHIFKGSDNVARVASIKTQDGIVKRSFTKICPLPIES, from the coding sequence ATGAAAGCAGAACTGAAAAAACTCATATCGCGCCGCACATCGCTAAATTCTAAACTATCAAGCTTTACTAGCATAGTTAACAATATGGCAAATGAGGCAAATATTTCAGAACaggacattttaaaattaaaattaagactaGAAAAGATAGAACCATTATGTGGGGAATTCGATAGTATTCAAAGCGATATCGATATCAGTGCTGAGGGAGAACTAGAATTACAACAAACTCAGGATAACGAAAGGTTCACTTTcgaaaataattatttcgatTCTGTGGCACTAGCCAAACACTTGATAAGCAAATACGATAATTCAAATTCAAGCAATATTCCTGATAATGACAATATAAATTTGAGTTCTTTGCCTCCAATGCATCTAAAAACATTTAGCGGTAACTACGAGGACTGGATCGAATTCCGCGATACTTACATAGCCATGATACACAGCAATAAAAAATTGGACgatatgaaaaaatattattatcttaAAGGTTCATTAGAAGGTTCCGCGGCACAAgtcattaaagaaattaaattcgGGGCTTCTTATTACAACAGTGCTTGGAACTCACTATGCGAAAGATACGATAGGGCTAAAATGTTAATTCACAAGCACGTAAAAGCACTTTTTAATATAGAAACAATAAGCAAAGAAACTTCACACAAAATACGAGCATTGGTTGATGAAGTTTCTAATCATTTGCAGGCATTagagaatttaaataaaagtacTGACAATTGGGATCTACTCTTGATTCATATGATTACATCTAAATTTGACAACAATATTTTACGTGATTGGGAAAAACATACTAAAGAGATGCAAGACGAAACGTGGAGCGATTTAAAGCGATTTCTAAGAGATCGTGCAGactatttagaaaaaatagaggGTAAGATTGAAAAGCAGCCTTCAATACAAGAGAAATCGGGTAAATTCGATGCCAAACAACGGTCTAAAGGGTATGCTCGAAGTTTTACTTCTATAAGCGAGTTTAACGGTACTAGCAAAGGTTGTGTTTTCTGCAAGGGCGATCATTCAATTTATTCCTGTGAGCAATTTCTTAAGCTTTCTATTTTTGAGAGGCGCAATTTTGTCAATAAAGCCAAATTATGTCTAAACTGCTTAAGAACAGGCCATATTCGTTCTAAATGCAAACTAGGGCCTTGCCGAAAATGTAAGCAATGGCACAATACTCTTATTCATGAGGAAATCTCTAGTAATAAACATGAAAACAATGAAACTATAGCAAACAATAACACTTCTCTAACTACCATAACTGCAGTGCCCTCTGTGCAGCAAACAATTTTATCAACTGCCTGTGTAAAAATAGCAGATTCGAGGGGTAAATATCACATTGCGCGTGCGCTTCTAGATTCAGGTTCTCAGAAATCATTCATAACCGAGCGCTTCTTCAATCTCTTAGGTTTTCAGGGTCAAGCTACCAATCTTTCTATCACTGGCATCAGCAATCAGACTTCTTGTTCTTCCAGAAAGTGCAATATATGTATAGAATCACAATATCACTATTTTAAAGCtgatgttacattttttattctaAAGGAAATAACTAGCAATCTACCTGCAACATTTGTCGATAATGAAACCTTGAATATCCCAAGCAATATTATCCTAGCGGATTCTAAGTTTCTCGAATCTAGACCTATTGACATTTTAATTGGGGCAGATCTATTTTGGCAACTATTATGTCCCAACCAAATCAAAATCAACCAGTACGTTTTCCAAGAGACTCATCTAGGATGGGTTGCATCGGGTCAGGTCGGCCTCTCTAGTTTAAACAATATCAGATGCCACCTCAGCACTAGTATTAATTTGGATTTGCAAATGCAATTAGCAAAATTTTGGGAATTGGAGGAATGCCAATCTACGAAGATTCTCTCCACTGAAGAGCAATTTTGTGAAGAGCACTTCAAGGAAAATACACGTCGTAACGAGAACGGTCGATTTATTGTGCGTCTTCCATTAAAGCAGTCACCAGAATCACTAGGTGAATCCAAGGTTCAAGCAGAACAGAGATTCTACAGCcttgaaagaaaactaaaaagaaatcTATCATTCCGTGAATTGTACGTTCAGTTCATGCAAGAATACCAAGAGCTTAATCACATGACTGCGATAGAAGAAAACGATTATCCTCATCCTGTATACTATATGCCACATCATGGAGTGCTTCGTGAACAAAGTTTGACTACCAAACTACGAGTAGTATTTGACTGTTCAGCACCGACCACATCAGGGTTGTCTTTGAACCATATTCAATGCGTCGGGCCTACCTTACAGGATGATCTATTTTCAATACTAATTAGATTTCGTCAGCACCGATATGTCGTAACAGCGGACATCGAGAAAATGTATCGCATGATTACTGTTGACGATGAGTGCAAAAACTTACAAAGAATATTATGGAGGGACGATCCTTCCGAACCAATAAAAACATTTGTTCTAAACACCGTTACATACGGACAAGCATGTGCGTCTTACTTAGCAATAAGATGTCTCATCCAACTCGCCACAGACAATGAAAAAACTTTTCCCGAGATAGCGGAAATTATTCTGCGCGATTTCTACGTTGACGATATGCTTACTGGAGCAGACACTATTGAAAACGCCCAACATATCTGTCAAACCGTCTCAAACATTTTAAAGGCAGGTTGTTTTAATCTACGAAAATGGTATTCTAATGACAATAAAGTATTAGATGGCTTGCAGCATTCAAACGATGCATGTATTTTGAAGTTTGATCCAGAAGAAAAGGCAAAAACGCTTGGACTAACATGGTCATGTAATGCGGATTTACTACATTTTGAGGTGGAAACACTACCCATCAATAAAATTCCTACGAAGCGATCTGTTCTTTCTTCAATATCCAAGATTTTTGATCCATTAGGACTTTTAGGTCCATGCACAGTGTTAGCCAAAACTATAATGCAAAAACTTTGGCTCGAGAAGATTTCTTGGGATGCACCCATTCCAAACGATTTAGCAGAACGTTGGATTAAATTCCAATCTGAATTAGCCCAGCTTAGTCAAGTCAATCTTCCTAGGCATGCCATATGCAAGAATTACAAATACATTGAAATTCATGGATTTGCCGATAGCTCTAGTATTGCATATGGGGCGTGCATTTATTTGCGTAGTCTAGATCATGACAATCAGGTCCACATTCATTTACTTTGCTCCAAGTCAAaggtagctccaataaaaacaatTAGTATCCCTAGGTTAGAGCTTTGCGGAGCACTTTTGTTAGCACGTTTATTCAATAAAGTGAAGCAATCTTTGAGAATAACAATAAACGAAACTATTTTATGGTCGGATTCTACTATAGTACTATCCTGGATTCGCACCAGTCCAAATTTACTGAACACATTCGTCAGTAATCGAGTATCCGAAATTCAATCTCTCACTTCCAATTGCAAATGGCGACACGTATCATCACGTGATAATCCATGTGACATCTTGTCCAGAGGTCTATTTCCCAGCCATATTTTGAATCACGAGATATGGTGGTCAGGTCCTCCATGGCTTCAGTTGAATGAATCCTCTTGGCCCACCTCAAAGTTCGACTATATTTTAGACCTACCAGAATTAAAGCAACAGAATTTCACTCATTTGGCCACTGCCTCAAAGTTATTTCCATTTGAGCGCTTTTCACGTCTTAGTCATTTAAAAAGAGTGGTTGCTGTGTGTTTTCGTTTCAAATCAAATTCTCTGCGCTCAGATAAGGAGAAAAGATCTCTTAATAAATTTCCTATTTCCATTGACGAATTAGATCAAGCTTTTCATTCATTAATTCGAATGTCACAAAAGGAATCTTTCTCAAATGAAATTGAACTCTTAACCAATAACAAATCAATAATTAAGGGCAAACTAGCTAGTCTAAACCCATTTTTGGACGATAAAGGACTTCTGCGGGTAGGCGGTCGTCTGATCAATTCTTCctatgaatttaataaaattcatcCTATCGTTTTAGACTCAAAGCAAAAGTTTTGTCAGCTTCTTTTTCAATTTGAGCACTATAGATTAATGCATCTTGGTCCTCAGGGTTTGTTAGCCACTATCCGAGAACAATTCTGGCCCATCGGGGGCAGAAGACTCGCTAGGTCAACAGTTAAATCGTGCCTCACTTGTTTTCGATTTAATCCAAAGACCATACAACCTATGATGGGTAACTTACCTAAGGAGCGCCTCAATTTGTCTAGTCCTTTTAGCTATACCGGAGTAGATTATGCTGGACCTTTCAATATCAAAACGCACAAGGGGCGTGGTGGTTCTATAATTAAAGGTTACATCAGCTTGTTTATCTGCTTCACTACAAAGGCGGTGCATATGGAACTTGTTTCAAGTCTTTCAGCAAACGAATTTTTACTTGCTCTTCGTAGATTTGTTGCACGGAGGGGCAAGCCTATAAAGATATTTTCCGACAACGGAACTAATTTTGTTGGGGCATTTAAAGAGTTAGGTACTTTTCTTTCTAATAATGAACTAACCTTGCAGAAAGCATATACTCAAGAAGCTATTTCATGGCATTTCAACCCACCGTATTCACCACATATGGGCGGAATCTGGGAAGCGGGTGTTAAGAGTTGTAAGCACCATTTAAAGAGAGttcttcaaaacactcattttaCATTTGAGGAATTCAATACTATGTTAAATCAAATTGAGGCTATATTAAATTCCCGTCCGCTCTGTCCGCTATCATCCGATCCATCCGACTATACTCCATTAACTCCTGCTTATTTTTTAATTGGTCGACCATTGGTTGCATGTCCAGACCGCAACATTACTGAAGAAAGGGTAAACCGTCTTACCAGATATCAGCACATCCAGTTATTGTGTCAGCATTTTTGGCGACGTTGGAGTCTCGAATACATAGCCGAACTTCAATACAGAACCAAGTGGAAAACCAACCATGGCAGCCTATCTGAGGGTTCTCTTGTTTTACTCAAGTCGGACAATACTCTACCTACTCAATGGCGTTTAGGTCGCATCGTTCATATTTTCAAAGGCTCTGATAACGTCGCAAGAGTAGCATCAATCAAGACCCAAGATGGAATCGTTAAGCGGAGCTTTACGAAAATTTGTCCATTACCAATTGAAAGCTAA